One segment of Pandoraea pnomenusa DNA contains the following:
- a CDS encoding BlaI/MecI/CopY family transcriptional regulator, which translates to MTKATPANRPTAAELELLRVLWPIGPATVKQVHQAMHEERADVTYASVLRQMQVMHAKGLLTRDESERSHIYAPAQSQNMLQTSLLKELIHKAFSGSGKALVMAALRKHVSQEEREEIRKFLHGDER; encoded by the coding sequence ATGACCAAAGCTACTCCCGCGAACAGGCCGACTGCGGCTGAACTCGAACTCCTGCGGGTTCTATGGCCAATCGGCCCCGCCACCGTCAAGCAGGTCCATCAGGCCATGCATGAGGAACGTGCGGACGTTACCTATGCCAGCGTATTGCGCCAGATGCAGGTCATGCATGCGAAGGGGCTGCTTACGCGCGACGAAAGCGAGCGTTCCCACATCTACGCGCCCGCGCAAAGCCAGAACATGCTGCAAACCAGCCTGCTGAAGGAACTGATTCACAAGGCGTTCTCGGGTTCGGGCAAGGCACTCGTCATGGCCGCTTTGCGCAAGCACGTTAGTCAGGAGGAACGGGAGGAAATTCGCAAGTTTCTCCATGGAGATGAGCGATGA
- a CDS encoding SDR family NAD(P)-dependent oxidoreductase — translation MARKLENKIALVTGATSGIGLATAQRFAAEGAHVYLTGRRQAELDAAVASIRDAGGAATGLRIDSTKLDELDALYAQIAKAHGRLDVLFANAGGGSMLAFGDITEAHYDETFDRNVKAVLFTVQKALPLLADGASVILAGSTAGSSGTAAFSVYSASKAAVRAFARNWILDLKPRHIRVNTISPGATRTPGLLDLAGDDAAQRQGLADYLAAQIPLGRLGEPTEIASAALFLASDDASFVNGAELFVDGGQQQI, via the coding sequence ATGGCACGCAAGCTCGAAAACAAAATCGCACTCGTCACCGGCGCCACCAGCGGTATCGGTCTCGCCACCGCCCAGCGCTTTGCCGCCGAAGGCGCGCACGTTTATCTGACCGGTCGCCGTCAGGCCGAACTCGACGCGGCCGTCGCATCGATTCGCGACGCCGGCGGCGCGGCCACCGGCCTGCGCATCGATTCGACGAAGCTCGACGAACTCGATGCGCTCTACGCGCAAATCGCCAAAGCCCACGGGCGTCTCGACGTGCTGTTCGCCAATGCCGGCGGCGGCTCGATGCTCGCCTTCGGCGACATTACCGAAGCGCACTACGACGAAACGTTCGATCGCAACGTGAAGGCCGTGCTGTTCACGGTACAGAAGGCGCTGCCGCTGCTGGCGGACGGCGCGTCGGTGATCCTGGCCGGCTCCACGGCCGGCAGCTCCGGCACGGCGGCGTTCAGCGTGTACTCGGCGTCGAAGGCGGCAGTGCGCGCATTTGCCCGCAACTGGATTCTCGACCTGAAGCCGCGTCACATCCGCGTGAACACGATCAGCCCGGGGGCGACCCGCACGCCCGGCCTGCTGGATCTGGCCGGTGACGACGCCGCACAACGCCAGGGGCTGGCCGATTACCTCGCCGCGCAGATCCCGCTGGGACGCCTGGGCGAGCCCACGGAAATTGCCAGCGCGGCCCTGTTCCTCGCCTCCGACGACGCCAGCTTCGTCAACGGCGCCGAGTTGTTCGTCGACGGCGGCCAACAACAGATCTGA
- a CDS encoding putative quinol monooxygenase: MHPSTIPGDYSAQFPDHGRSPADHDKNVSTGIVVTAYYRVHPSDRQTFIDVVIPEMTAARRMPGCVYYAFAADLTDPNLFHLVEGWVDQAAYERHGRADTFLTALALVVKHVRIQDRQGVRYEISQQFIDDPRAKVA; this comes from the coding sequence ATGCACCCATCTACCATTCCCGGCGATTACAGCGCGCAGTTTCCCGACCACGGGCGATCGCCGGCGGATCATGACAAGAACGTCTCGACAGGCATTGTCGTCACCGCTTACTACCGCGTGCATCCTTCGGATCGGCAGACCTTCATCGACGTCGTCATTCCGGAAATGACGGCCGCAAGGCGGATGCCGGGATGCGTCTACTACGCATTTGCGGCTGATCTTACGGACCCCAACCTCTTTCATCTGGTCGAGGGCTGGGTCGATCAGGCGGCATACGAGCGGCACGGGCGCGCCGACACCTTCCTCACTGCGTTGGCGTTGGTGGTGAAGCACGTGCGAATACAGGATCGCCAGGGCGTCCGATACGAAATCTCGCAGCAATTCATCGACGATCCGCGTGCAAAGGTGGCTTGA
- a CDS encoding glucose 1-dehydrogenase, whose product MNTQAHNTEFAKVAIVTGASRGIGAAIARRLAADGIAVVVNYAGREADALRVVQSIQAAGGRAAAVRADVTVPAQVAAMFDTAVTMFGGVDILVNNAGIMQPGLVALVDTDDALFDRLVGINLKGTFNTLRAAARKMRPGGRIVNFSSSMNGLSQPGYSVYAATKAAVETMTNIFAKELRGRNIAVNAVAPGPTATELFLKDKTPEQIDRIAKAPPMERLGEPEDISEVVAFLVSKAASWIDGQTIRVNGGII is encoded by the coding sequence ATGAACACCCAAGCCCACAACACGGAATTTGCCAAGGTCGCGATCGTCACGGGCGCCTCCCGCGGTATTGGCGCCGCCATTGCGCGGCGCCTCGCGGCGGACGGCATTGCGGTCGTCGTGAACTACGCCGGACGCGAAGCCGATGCCTTGCGCGTGGTGCAATCGATCCAGGCGGCGGGCGGTCGTGCGGCGGCGGTGCGCGCCGATGTGACGGTTCCTGCGCAGGTGGCGGCGATGTTCGATACGGCCGTCACGATGTTCGGCGGAGTCGACATTCTTGTGAACAACGCCGGGATCATGCAGCCCGGGCTGGTCGCACTCGTCGACACCGACGACGCCCTGTTCGATCGTCTGGTTGGCATCAACCTGAAGGGCACCTTCAACACGTTGCGCGCCGCGGCCAGGAAGATGCGTCCGGGCGGTCGCATCGTCAATTTCTCGAGCAGCATGAACGGCCTCTCGCAGCCCGGTTACTCGGTCTATGCGGCAACGAAGGCCGCTGTCGAGACGATGACCAACATCTTCGCCAAGGAGCTGCGCGGCCGGAACATCGCCGTCAACGCCGTGGCGCCGGGCCCGACGGCCACGGAACTCTTCCTCAAGGACAAGACGCCGGAGCAGATCGACCGCATCGCCAAGGCGCCGCCGATGGAGCGCCTCGGCGAGCCGGAAGACATCTCCGAGGTGGTCGCCTTCCTCGTGAGCAAGGCGGCGAGCTGGATCGACGGCCAGACCATTCGTGTCAACGGCGGCATCATCTGA
- a CDS encoding LysR family transcriptional regulator has protein sequence MSIFDNLDLLRAFVAIVDSGSISSAARRLRVSQPTLSRQLRALETAAGAELLRRDTHRMSLTDTGQQILADARALLSMAEEFEARLHTSETTLSGRIRVFSTIDFGQSVVSRLISSFLQANPAVRIELGYTNRPLHMIEEGCDAGILAGTLTDDRVVARSLGEIRRFVVASPSLLKDHAKVGHPDALVRLPWIGLSGSQFGGPRQVALHSGSVSRTLEMEPLFVTEGSASIREAVRMGLGVAVLPEWLVEEDLQSGSVARVLPKWHATPLEAHIVYPAQRAMPMRVRAFVDFATQYMASVLKPRGAK, from the coding sequence ATGAGCATCTTCGACAATCTCGACCTTCTTCGCGCCTTTGTCGCCATCGTCGACAGTGGCAGCATTTCTTCGGCCGCCCGTCGGCTGCGGGTGAGCCAGCCCACGCTGAGCCGCCAGTTGCGGGCGCTCGAGACCGCGGCCGGCGCCGAGCTTCTGCGCCGCGACACGCACCGCATGAGTCTGACCGACACGGGTCAGCAAATCCTTGCCGACGCTCGCGCGTTACTCTCGATGGCCGAGGAATTCGAGGCCCGGTTGCACACGAGTGAGACCACATTGAGCGGACGGATTCGCGTCTTCTCCACCATCGACTTCGGTCAGTCGGTGGTAAGCCGCCTGATCAGCAGCTTCCTTCAGGCCAACCCGGCGGTACGCATCGAACTGGGGTACACGAACCGGCCCTTGCACATGATCGAAGAGGGATGCGACGCAGGCATTCTTGCCGGCACGTTGACCGACGATCGGGTCGTGGCGCGCTCGCTGGGCGAGATCCGGCGATTCGTCGTCGCGTCACCGTCGCTCCTCAAGGACCATGCAAAGGTGGGCCATCCTGATGCGTTGGTCAGGCTTCCGTGGATCGGGTTGTCAGGGAGTCAGTTCGGGGGGCCAAGGCAGGTCGCGCTGCACTCGGGGTCTGTGAGTCGTACTCTCGAAATGGAGCCATTGTTCGTCACGGAGGGCAGTGCCAGCATTCGCGAAGCGGTGCGAATGGGGCTCGGCGTCGCGGTGCTGCCCGAGTGGCTCGTGGAAGAAGACTTGCAGTCGGGAAGCGTCGCGCGGGTGCTGCCCAAATGGCACGCGACGCCGCTCGAAGCGCACATCGTCTATCCCGCGCAACGCGCGATGCCGATGCGAGTGAGGGCGTTTGTCGACTTCGCGACGCAATACATGGCGTCGGTGCTCAAGCCTCGGGGCGCGAAATAG
- a CDS encoding M56 family metallopeptidase: MSPFAWTFVQVLGWALIHFAWKGALIGVVTALSLRLMRDASPQGRYALLCLSLLLCLAIPVLDVYRGIEAASRPSGWFRATDSLIVPTEHTREVVTIENVLPWLVAAWLIGVAAMSCRLAAGLLWVRRIGHTFPDWPDTRWQAYVSALAARCGLSRPVTLCVARHLASPLTIGWWRPLVLVPAALLARMPPDLLEALLAHEIAHIKRADYLVNLLQSVIEALLFFHPAVWWLSQQIRIEREYVADQIAGTLIQNPRRLALALEQLDALQSTSAGYSPVAQSARGGHLLDRIKRLCHPVPSSPHWVAYAAITAGFVALCVTAQTLWHAPVSQHEAGIVPVGLLASNHVVVIDDNSGQVLFQKRPDDIVPIASLTKLMTAMVVLDARPDMNRIIRIDAGNAEAVRPSRTGLPVGTSLPLYAVLQLALMSSNNSAAYALAHGYPGGFPAFQAAMRAKIAALGLKHTTISEPTGLSPLNTSTASDVSVMVNAAARYPAIVRATTAPRSVVPIDGKLVEYQNTNPLVGQKGWDIALSKTGFTDAAGRCLIMRLRSVRDSVTMVFLDAGPAAFPARDAINIRRLLLAHKLA, translated from the coding sequence ATGAGCCCGTTTGCCTGGACGTTTGTTCAGGTATTGGGATGGGCGCTCATTCACTTCGCGTGGAAGGGCGCCTTGATCGGCGTGGTAACGGCACTGTCGTTGCGGCTAATGCGTGACGCCAGCCCGCAAGGTCGCTATGCGCTCCTCTGCCTTTCGCTTCTTTTGTGTCTCGCGATACCAGTGCTCGACGTGTACCGGGGTATCGAAGCCGCGTCGCGGCCATCCGGCTGGTTTCGCGCGACCGATTCTCTGATCGTGCCAACGGAACACACACGCGAGGTGGTTACGATTGAGAACGTCCTGCCTTGGCTGGTTGCGGCATGGCTAATCGGTGTCGCGGCCATGTCGTGCCGTCTGGCCGCCGGCTTGCTGTGGGTTCGTCGGATCGGCCACACGTTTCCCGATTGGCCGGATACCCGGTGGCAGGCCTACGTGTCGGCGCTGGCCGCGCGTTGCGGGCTGTCGCGTCCGGTGACGCTGTGCGTGGCAAGGCATCTCGCAAGCCCGCTGACGATCGGCTGGTGGCGACCGCTGGTGCTCGTTCCGGCTGCGTTGCTGGCGCGCATGCCACCCGATCTGCTCGAAGCGTTGCTTGCGCACGAAATCGCGCATATCAAACGCGCCGACTATCTGGTCAACCTGCTGCAAAGCGTGATCGAGGCGCTGCTCTTTTTTCATCCAGCAGTGTGGTGGCTGTCGCAACAAATTCGTATTGAGCGTGAATACGTCGCTGATCAAATCGCTGGCACGCTTATTCAAAACCCGCGACGTTTGGCGCTTGCGCTTGAGCAGCTGGACGCTCTTCAATCGACGAGTGCCGGATACTCGCCAGTCGCGCAATCGGCGCGGGGTGGCCACTTGCTGGATCGCATCAAGCGCCTCTGCCACCCCGTCCCGTCCTCGCCGCATTGGGTCGCGTACGCGGCTATCACAGCCGGCTTCGTCGCGTTGTGCGTGACGGCGCAGACACTGTGGCACGCGCCCGTGTCGCAACACGAGGCGGGCATCGTGCCAGTCGGGTTGCTCGCATCGAACCACGTCGTGGTGATCGACGACAACTCCGGTCAGGTCCTGTTCCAAAAGCGACCCGACGATATCGTGCCGATCGCATCGTTGACTAAATTGATGACGGCAATGGTCGTGCTCGACGCACGGCCCGACATGAATCGGATCATTCGTATCGACGCCGGCAACGCCGAGGCGGTGCGTCCCAGCCGCACAGGATTGCCAGTCGGCACGAGCCTGCCGCTTTACGCAGTGTTGCAACTCGCGCTGATGTCGTCGAACAACAGCGCCGCGTATGCGCTGGCGCATGGCTATCCTGGCGGCTTCCCGGCATTCCAGGCCGCGATGCGCGCCAAGATCGCGGCGCTCGGGCTGAAGCACACGACGATCAGTGAGCCGACCGGCCTCTCGCCGCTCAACACGTCGACGGCAAGCGACGTCTCGGTCATGGTGAACGCGGCGGCCCGCTATCCGGCCATCGTGCGTGCCACGACTGCCCCCCGCAGCGTCGTCCCGATCGACGGCAAGCTCGTCGAGTACCAGAACACGAATCCACTCGTTGGGCAAAAAGGCTGGGACATCGCGTTATCGAAGACCGGCTTTACCGACGCGGCCGGACGTTGCCTGATCATGCGGCTGCGCTCGGTTCGGGACAGCGTCACGATGGTGTTTCTGGACGCCGGGCCGGCTGCGTTCCCTGCGCGCGACGCGATCAACATCCGTCGCCTCCTGCTCGCCCACAAGCTGGCTTGA
- a CDS encoding LysR family transcriptional regulator codes for MSKLPDFEGLAMFAKVAEEGSFAAAAREMGVSVATVSRGVARLEERLGARLLNRTSRQLALTEFGRTLCEKAGEIYRQAEAAEGAARELSVQPRGLVRLAVPMSFGLRWVAPLMPEFFRRYPDVQVDLHLADSTVDLVADGFDAALRIAALPDSSLVARRLCAVTQYVVASPGYLAREGRPMHPRELVDRPCMSYAYRARSDVWRFVNDAGDEEPVLPNGPLRVTNSDALLPMLLEGLAIAELPEFIAAEYLSDGRLEAILTDWSLTKGGLYFVTPSARARPAKVSALSDYFAEHLSEPTWRWPK; via the coding sequence ATGTCGAAGCTGCCTGATTTCGAAGGACTCGCGATGTTCGCCAAGGTGGCCGAGGAAGGCTCGTTCGCGGCTGCGGCACGCGAGATGGGGGTGTCGGTCGCCACGGTGTCGCGCGGCGTTGCGCGTCTGGAGGAGCGTTTGGGTGCGCGGTTGCTCAATCGCACATCGCGCCAGCTCGCGTTGACCGAGTTTGGCCGGACGCTATGCGAGAAGGCGGGAGAGATCTATCGGCAGGCCGAGGCTGCCGAGGGTGCGGCACGCGAGTTGTCGGTGCAGCCGCGCGGGCTCGTGCGACTTGCGGTGCCGATGTCGTTCGGGCTGCGCTGGGTCGCGCCGCTGATGCCAGAGTTCTTCCGCCGTTACCCGGACGTGCAGGTCGATCTGCATCTGGCCGACTCGACCGTCGATCTGGTGGCCGACGGGTTCGATGCGGCACTGCGCATCGCCGCTTTACCCGATTCGTCGCTGGTGGCGCGGCGTCTGTGCGCGGTCACGCAATATGTGGTCGCCTCGCCCGGCTATCTAGCCCGCGAGGGACGACCCATGCATCCGCGCGAGCTGGTGGACCGGCCTTGCATGTCTTATGCCTATCGCGCGCGCAGCGATGTATGGCGCTTCGTCAACGACGCCGGCGACGAGGAACCTGTGCTGCCGAACGGCCCGCTGCGCGTGACGAATTCCGATGCCTTGTTACCGATGCTGCTCGAAGGTCTGGCGATTGCCGAGTTGCCGGAATTCATCGCGGCGGAGTATCTGAGCGATGGCCGGCTCGAAGCGATTCTGACCGACTGGTCGTTGACGAAAGGCGGGCTGTATTTCGTCACACCGTCGGCGCGCGCGCGCCCGGCCAAGGTGAGCGCTTTGTCGGACTACTTTGCCGAACACCTGAGCGAACCGACCTGGCGATGGCCGAAGTGA
- a CDS encoding pirin family protein yields the protein MIEHRPFATLSTLSRDWLKARLHFRVGNSGHPKHCAPAPLLVWNDDEVAPRSGFGLHSHRDMEIVTWVRSGAITHEDDAGNRARLVAGSVQAMHAGTGIHHAERNEEAVPARMFQIWLRPRAPGGTPSWTMRSCCPGRRDGRFVTLASGDPADVRAGALPIDADARVRIATLREGASIRVALASPHAAYFVPDHGGIDLAGVRLDARDGALAMDEDNLSLTALSDTDVLMVELLGGSA from the coding sequence ATGATCGAACATCGCCCGTTTGCGACGTTGTCCACGCTCTCGCGTGATTGGCTCAAGGCCCGACTGCACTTCCGCGTGGGCAATTCCGGTCACCCGAAACATTGCGCCCCGGCGCCGTTGTTGGTGTGGAACGACGACGAAGTGGCGCCGCGCTCAGGCTTCGGGCTGCATTCGCATCGCGACATGGAAATCGTCACGTGGGTGCGCTCGGGTGCCATCACGCACGAAGACGATGCGGGCAATCGTGCGCGTCTGGTTGCCGGCAGCGTGCAGGCCATGCACGCGGGCACGGGCATTCACCACGCCGAGCGCAATGAGGAGGCGGTACCGGCGCGGATGTTTCAAATCTGGCTGCGGCCCCGTGCGCCCGGCGGCACGCCGAGCTGGACGATGCGGAGCTGCTGCCCGGGGCGGCGTGACGGACGCTTCGTGACGCTCGCTAGCGGCGATCCTGCCGATGTGCGGGCAGGGGCGTTACCGATCGACGCCGACGCGCGCGTGAGGATTGCCACCCTGCGCGAAGGGGCATCGATTCGCGTGGCCCTGGCGTCGCCTCATGCGGCGTACTTCGTGCCCGATCACGGCGGAATCGACCTCGCGGGGGTACGGCTCGATGCACGCGACGGTGCGCTGGCGATGGACGAAGACAACTTGTCGCTCACCGCATTGAGCGACACGGACGTTCTGATGGTCGAGTTGTTGGGCGGCAGCGCGTGA
- a CDS encoding alpha/beta fold hydrolase, with product MKVPVEIRPGSEAILGYVQYGNGPVRVLVMHDWLGDHSSYDAVMPWLDGHAFTYVFVDLRGYGQSIELAGEYTVEEIAADCLTLADHLGWEYFHVVGHSMTGMITQRVAADAPSRITSAIAVCPVSAAGNRLSPDARAFFGSTIESDEALRRLFKFVTGGLSDAWADRKVRQSRDTVSSVCRTRYLEMLITADFVDDIRGLETPFLVIVGDRDPGLDPEAMKRTFLAWHPNAELHVIPNCGHYPMQECPPYFATTIEGFLKRKFL from the coding sequence ATGAAAGTACCCGTTGAAATCCGCCCTGGATCTGAAGCAATCCTCGGATATGTGCAGTATGGCAATGGCCCCGTTCGTGTGCTGGTCATGCATGACTGGCTGGGCGATCACTCCAGCTACGATGCAGTCATGCCCTGGCTTGATGGCCACGCGTTCACGTATGTCTTTGTCGATTTGCGTGGCTACGGACAGTCCATTGAATTGGCCGGTGAATACACGGTAGAAGAGATCGCCGCCGATTGCCTCACGCTTGCGGACCACCTCGGTTGGGAGTACTTCCACGTAGTTGGTCACTCGATGACCGGGATGATTACGCAACGCGTCGCTGCAGACGCTCCGTCTCGCATCACGAGCGCGATCGCCGTATGTCCCGTTTCTGCCGCTGGTAATCGGTTGAGTCCGGACGCCCGCGCTTTCTTTGGCAGCACGATAGAAAGCGATGAGGCCCTTCGGCGACTGTTCAAATTCGTCACCGGCGGCCTTTCCGATGCGTGGGCGGATCGCAAAGTGCGACAAAGCCGCGACACAGTCTCCTCGGTCTGCCGGACGAGATACCTTGAAATGCTGATCACGGCCGACTTCGTCGATGACATTCGGGGGCTTGAAACGCCCTTTTTGGTGATTGTCGGTGACAGGGACCCCGGACTCGATCCGGAAGCAATGAAACGAACCTTCCTCGCGTGGCATCCGAACGCGGAACTGCACGTTATCCCCAACTGCGGTCACTACCCAATGCAGGAGTGCCCGCCTTATTTCGCGACCACCATCGAGGGCTTCCTGAAACGCAAATTCCTTTGA
- a CDS encoding nuclear transport factor 2 family protein, which translates to MKNATQLLTDYLQAIRDPRKAAALFADDGVLELPYLKSLGIDAHARGTEAIERFIASLLTKVPDFRFHNARFLIETPEQVFAEYEVEALVPSTGKIYRQMYAGRLVARDGKIALLREALDTVAAATAFSPA; encoded by the coding sequence ATGAAAAACGCTACCCAACTGCTTACCGACTACCTCCAGGCCATTCGTGATCCACGTAAGGCCGCTGCGCTGTTCGCCGATGACGGCGTACTGGAGTTGCCATATTTGAAATCGCTCGGCATCGATGCGCATGCCCGGGGTACTGAAGCGATCGAGCGTTTCATCGCGTCGTTGCTTACGAAGGTGCCCGACTTCCGATTTCACAACGCACGCTTTCTGATCGAGACACCTGAGCAGGTGTTTGCCGAGTACGAAGTCGAAGCTCTGGTTCCGTCGACGGGAAAAATCTACCGCCAGATGTACGCGGGACGACTTGTCGCGCGAGACGGAAAGATTGCACTGCTTCGCGAAGCGCTCGACACCGTCGCTGCGGCAACGGCGTTCTCGCCCGCCTGA